In the Onychostoma macrolepis isolate SWU-2019 chromosome 09, ASM1243209v1, whole genome shotgun sequence genome, one interval contains:
- the txndc9 gene encoding thioredoxin domain-containing protein 9, translating into MASQSMEVVAKALEQQVLQSARMVEEKLDAELEKFESMDEDGLERLKERRLEALKKAHKQKQEWISKGHGDFREIPSEKDFFAEVKESKNVVCHFYRDSTLRCKILDKHLAVLAKKHLETKFIKLNVEKAPFLTERLRIKVLPTLALVKDGKTKDFIVGFTDLGNTDEFPTEMLEWRLGCSNIINYSGNILEPPTIGQKSGSKFTKVEKKTIRGKGYDSDSESDDD; encoded by the exons ATGGCCAGTCAGTCCATGGAGGTCGTTGCGAAGGCTCTGGAGCAGCAGGTGCTGCAGTCGGCACGGATGGTGGAAGAGAAGCTGGATGCTGAACTGGAGAAGTTCGAGAGCATGGATGAAGATGGGCTGGAGCGACTGAAGGAGAGAAGGCTTGAGGCCCTTAAGAAAGCTCATAAACAGAAGCAG GAGTGGATATCTAAAGGACATGGTGACTTCAGAGAGATCCCAAGTGAGAAGGATTTCTTTGCTGAGGTgaaagaaagcaaaaatgtggttTGCCATTTCTACAGAGACTCTACTTTAAG ATGCAAAATTTTGGACAAGCATCTTGCTGTTTTGGCAAAGAAACATCTGGAAACAAAGTTCATCAAACTAAATGTTGAGAAGGCTCCATTCCTAACCGAGAGGCTGAGGATCAAGGTCCTTCCTACACTGGCTCTGGTGAAGGACGGGAAGACTAAGGATTTTATTGTGGGCTTCACCGATCTGGGTAACACAGATGAATTCCCTACTGAAATGCTGGAGTGGAGACTGGGCTGCTCAAATATCATCAACTACAG TGGGAATATTTTGGAGCCACCAACTATTGGACAGAAGTCAGGGTCAAAGTTCACCAAGGTGGAGAAAAAGACCATCAGAGGCAAAGGTTATGACTCGGACTCTGAATCTGATGATGATTAG